One genomic segment of Clavelina lepadiformis chromosome 3, kaClaLepa1.1, whole genome shotgun sequence includes these proteins:
- the LOC143449693 gene encoding growth hormone-inducible transmembrane protein-like — protein sequence MLVKIVPITQLCMRGMGSKVAPMTAGKYFLQVPKNNSLTGRICQSQISTSGQTSARASRVRSRTASGTVSSAGITSIGVGRAAVAGASLLGIGGLCYYGMGLSSEIGAIDKAMVWPQYVKDRVRDTYMYFGGSLIATAGSAVAIARNPTLMRIVSTNGMLAMVATIGAMIGTSIICRSVEYKPGFGKKQLAWLAHTAVIGAVVAPLTVLGGPLLVRAAWYTAGIVGGLSTIAMCAPSDKFLNMGGPLAAGLGVVFVSSIGTAFIPPTGALGMGLYSIAVYGGLILFGGFLLYDTQRIVRSAESTPHPMYAVKPYDPVNASMSIYMDTINIFIRIAMIMAGNRKK from the coding sequence ATGTTGGTGAAGATTGTTCCCATCACACAATTGTGTATGCGGGGAATGGGGAGCAAAGTGGCCCCAATGACAGCTGGAAAATATTTCCTTCAGGTTCCGAAAAACAATTCTCTTACTGGAAGGATCTGCCAAAGCCAAATCTCTACCTCCGGGCAGACATCGGCAAGAGCATCACGGGTGAGATCTCGCACAGCATCCGGAACAGTTTCATCAGCGGGAATCACATCAATTGGCGTCGGGCGAGCTGCAGTAGCCGGGGCATCATTATTGGGTATCGGAGGACTCTGCTATTATGGCATGGGACTATCCAGTGAAATCGGAGCCATTGACAAAGCAATGGTATGGCCTCAGTACGTCAAAGATCGTGTTCGTGATACGTACATGTATTTCGGTGGCTCACTCATAGCCACGGCTGGTTCTGCAGTGGCCATTGCAAGGAACCCCACACTCATGCGAATTGTTTCTACAAACGGCATGTTGGCTATGGTTGCCACTATTGGTGCGATGATTGGCACGTCAATTATATGCCGAAGCGTCGAGTACAAACCTGgttttggaaaaaaacagTTGGCTTGGCTTGCACACACTGCTGTGATTGGGGCTGTTGTTGCCCCTCTAACTGTGTTAGGGGGACCTCTGTTGGTTCGTGCTGCTTGGTACACTGCTGGTATTGTTGGCGGCTTGTCAACAATTGCCATGTGCGCACCTAGTGACAAATTCTTGAATATGGGTGGACCATTGGCAGCAGGTCTAGGAGTTGTGTTCGTTTCCAGCATCGGAACAGCTTTCATCCCTCCAACTGGAGCTCTTGGAATGGGTCTTTACTCAATAGCAGTTTATGGTGGGTTGATCTTATTCGGTGGATTTTTGCTCTACGACACTCAGAGAATTGTGCGCAGTGCCGAGTCTACACCCCACCCAATGTACGCAGTGAAACCTTATGACCCAGTCAACGCCAGCATGAGTATTTACATGGACaccataaatatttttattaggaTTGCCATGATTATGGCTGGCAACAGAAAGAAATGA